In one window of Microtus ochrogaster isolate Prairie Vole_2 unplaced genomic scaffold, MicOch1.0 UNK56, whole genome shotgun sequence DNA:
- the Ms4a6a gene encoding membrane-spanning 4-domains subfamily A member 6A codes for MIPQVVTNETVTVISPNGVNFPQTDKPQPTHQMQDNLKKYLKAEIKVIAAIQIMCGVMVLSLGIILASAPHTAHFTAVISVLLNSAYPFVGAACFIISGILSVIGETKSTKFLVEGSLITNILSILFAFMGIVILSVSLADLHPASEQCEQSKLLRPTEHYFYRRPLNNNDCSSTENVLTGVLSLMLIFSVLELGLAMLAAMLWWKEGHSDFSRNVIFLSRNANNESGMESKSLCNPVYEQRLVS; via the exons ATGATCCCACAAGTAGTGACCAATGAGACTGTCACAGTGATTTCACCAAATGGAGTTAACTTTCCCCAAACAGACAAACCCCAGCCAACCCACCAGATGCAAGACAACCTGAAGAAATATCTAAAGGCAGAGATCAAAGTGATTGCG GCGATCCAGATCATGTGTGGTGTGATGGTGCTGAGTCTGGGCATCATCTTGGCATCTGCTCCACACACCGCACACTTTACCGCAGTGATTTCTGTCCTGTTAAATTCTGCCTACCCATTTGTAGGAGCTGCGTGT TTTATCATCTCTGGAATTCTGTCAGTCATCGGGGAGACAAAGTCAACGAAGTTTTTG GTAGAGGGCAGCCTGATTACGAACATCCTgagtattttatttgctttcatgGGCATCGTTATCCTCTCTGTCAGCCTGGCTGATTTGCATCCTGCCTCAGAGCAGTGTGAGCAGAGCAAACTTCTTAGACCAACCGAGCATTATTTCTACCGCCGTCCCCTCAACAACAACGACTGCTCTAGCACCGAGAATGTTCTGACT GGAGTCCTTTCACTGATGCTGATCTTCAGTGTGTTGGAGCTTGGCCTGGCTATGCTCGCTGCCATGCTGTGGTGGAAAGAGGGTCACTCTGACTTCTCTCGG aATGTGATTTTCCTGTCTCGTAATGCAAATAATGAATCCGGCATGGAATCAAAGTCACTTTGTAACCCTGTATATGAGCAAAGATTAGTttcttaa